Sequence from the Gloeocapsopsis dulcis genome:
AAAAATAAAATCTTACCACCTTTGCGCGTACAGTTTAAGGCTTGAAAAAAGGCTTTATCGCTAGGAACTGCAAGTAATGTCGTATCAACCCCCATGCCATTTGTCATTGCGTGAATCTTGGCTACTAATTCTGCATCCCGCGCATCAAACGCTGCTTCTGCACCAACACTCAAAGCTTTGGCAATTCTGGAAGGAAGTAAATCGGTAGCGATCGCTCTTGCACCAAAATATTTCACCAACATAATAAACATTAACCCAATTGGTCCTGCACCTGTCACTAATACAGTTTGTCCTGGTGCAATTTGGGCTTTTTTCACGGCTTTAAGACAACAATTCGTCGGTTCGACAAAACTTGCTATTTCAAAACTCACATCGTCTGGAATCGAGATTAACCCACCGTTACGGACAATATGACTAGGAACCTTAACAAACTCTGCAAAACCACCGCCGCTGGGTGCAAATCCAGCCGTTGTGCAGATATTCTTGTACACATCACACATTGAGAAATTGTCATTGAGACAGTAGCCACAGCGCATACAAGGAATGTGGTGCATCACAACCACGCGATCGCCAACTTGCCAGTTTTTAACATCTTCTCCAACTGCTGCAATTACTCCTGCTGTTTCATGTCCAAAAATTCGCGGTGGTTCGTATAAAGGATAGAGAATCTTTTTGATATCCGACTGACACAAGCCCACAACACGCACTTGTACCAATACCTCATCAGCTTCTAGAGTAGGTACTGGCAATTCCTCATAACTTAGCTGCTTAACGCCGCGATATACCTGTGCTTTCATGCCGCTTCACCGCTCAACGATCTTAGATTTAACACTATTGAGCAGCGTACAACCAATCAATCAATACTTTGTAGTGTTAATTGCACTTGGCTAACAAATTCAGGTACTTGCTTGTTTAGCTTCGTCAGAAGTTCATCAACACTAACTGGCGGATTCTTCAAATCTTGAGATTGCTGCTGAATAAGCTGAAGCATCAACGCTGGAAATTGCTTTTGTAGATTTGTGAGAAACACATCTGGGTGTTGAGCTTCAATACCAAAAGGAGCAAGTATCTCTTGTGGAAAGTGCTTGAGATTTGTAGTTACAATTATCTTAACTTTAGCAACCATAGCAGCAGCGACAACATGACGATCATTTGGATGATTTGTCATTACTGCAACTAGTTCATCAGGTACTTCCACAATTGCTTCAGGAAAATGTGATTTGATCATTGCCTGATAGCGTACTGCCTTACTATCGGTCATTCTTCCTTTGTTTACAAGGTTACGAGTTGCACCATCAAGAATTTCTTGGGAAAGTTGACTTGATACAATTCAACTTCAGCAGCACGTAGTAGAGTATCGCATAAAGGCATAGGAAATAGTACGCAAGAGTCCAGAATAACGGAAATTGGTATTCTATTCAGGTTTACCTATCTCTTCGTTATAGAATCCCTCTTCTTGTAGAAATTGAGTGAGTTCTTTCATTGCTTTCCTGCGTTTCCTATCTCGTTGTTCCTTATATTGCATTAAATCTTGGAAACGTACCCGACGATGCGTTCCTACTTTGATATGTGGGATTTCTCCTTGTTCTAATAGTTTGATTAAATATGGGCGGGAAACATTGAGCAGATCTGCAGCTTGTTGTGTTGTCAATTCTTGATCTTGAGACACTACAGTGATCGATTGCCCTGCTTTGATCGCTTGCACAACTTGATGCAATACTTGATAAATCGATTCGGAAATGAGAGTTGCTTCTCCATCACTACCTACGAGCTTTGCGCTGGAACCTTCAGTGTCATTTAACTGCTGAGAATGTACAATTACATCTCTTTGGGCGTTGTGGCTTAACATGATAATTTGAGTGCGATCGCGTGTGAATCATTTTCGCATATCGTAATACATAAACGCAATATCCGAAACAATGATGCAAACATTGACAGCTGATGTGTTGGTGGTTGGGGGTGGTACTGGTGGAACTGCTGCGGCTATTCAAGCAGCGCGGCGTGGTGCAAAGACAATTTTAGTTAGTGAATTTCCTTGGTTAGGCGGAATGCTGACAGCGGCTGGAGTATCCGCGCCAGATGGTAATGAGTTAGAAGCTTTTCAAACAGGACTTTGGGGTGCGTTCTTACAAGAACTACAGCAGCGACAAGCCGGAGGATTAGACAATAGTTGGGTGAGCTTTTTCAGTTACGATCCGCGTGTAGGAGCGCAAATATTTGCACAATGGGTGCAAGAATTACCAAATCTGCATTGGATTATTGGCAAAGTACCACTCGAAGTTTACTGTCAAGATAGTTGTATTACTAGCGTTCGATTTAGTGAGTTTACGGTGACAGCAAAAATAACTCTCGATGCTACCGAATTGGGAGATCTTCTTGCCTTGGTAGATGTTCCCTTTCGCTGGGGTTGGGAATTTCAATCTGAGTGGCAAGAACCAAGTGCGCCTGTAAAACCTAACACCTTAACTGCACAATACCCAGTACAAGCACCTACATGGGTTGTCGTTATGCAGGATTTTGGTGCAGACGTTGCGCCAGAAATATCACCTGCACCCAACTATGATGCATCAAAGTTTACTAGTGCGTGGGATAACTGTGGTGTAGAGCAATTTTTAAATTACGGGCGCTTACCAGAAAATCGGTTTATGATTAATTGGCCCATACATGGTAATGACTATGGAGTAGGAGTAGAACGTTTAATTGCCTCAAAGACAGAG
This genomic interval carries:
- a CDS encoding helix-turn-helix domain-containing protein; the encoded protein is MLSHNAQRDVIVHSQQLNDTEGSSAKLVGSDGEATLISESIYQVLHQVVQAIKAGQSITVVSQDQELTTQQAADLLNVSRPYLIKLLEQGEIPHIKVGTHRRVRFQDLMQYKEQRDRKRRKAMKELTQFLQEEGFYNEEIGKPE
- a CDS encoding zinc-dependent dehydrogenase; its protein translation is MKAQVYRGVKQLSYEELPVPTLEADEVLVQVRVVGLCQSDIKKILYPLYEPPRIFGHETAGVIAAVGEDVKNWQVGDRVVVMHHIPCMRCGYCLNDNFSMCDVYKNICTTAGFAPSGGGFAEFVKVPSHIVRNGGLISIPDDVSFEIASFVEPTNCCLKAVKKAQIAPGQTVLVTGAGPIGLMFIMLVKYFGARAIATDLLPSRIAKALSVGAEAAFDARDAELVAKIHAMTNGMGVDTTLLAVPSDKAFFQALNCTRKGGKILFFAEFPDEVEIPLNPNVLYRREIDLIGSYSSSFRLQSLAADIVFNHRINVETLISDRYPLHELSAAVERAIAPTQETYKILIYPSPDY